The Vigna angularis cultivar LongXiaoDou No.4 chromosome 6, ASM1680809v1, whole genome shotgun sequence genome contains the following window.
gtaattagaaaaaattagttaaaaaatatatttttttaatgaaattggCAAATACTTCCGTTCAATACTATTACAAAAACATACAAAGAGTATTTTCTCGTGTAATAGTAGCAGTTGCATgaagaatatttaattatattcttttcaGGGTAATTTGTAAATCTCACACAATATGtgattaagtattttttttaaaacattgttAAATATTggctgaaaatatttttttaattacagcCACTTTGTCTGTTTTCTTTTTGGactattttgttgttttttaataaacaaaaaaggaTATACATAAAAGTCTCAATAACAGTTTAGTTTgaatccataaaaaaaattaaaccaattcatttttattcattGGTATTGATTCAGTTTCATTTGTGAGTTTCAATAATCTAAATCAAATTAACCATTACAATTTCATTTGAGTCAATTATCTCACATATAATTGTACAAGTATTTATTTTggaacaataaaaatatattattttatctaaacCTTCTTACACAATCTTATCATCAAAATATGAACATTTTTCGTTAATTAgcttatagaaataaaataataataatataacttcgtttataaaataataaaatttacttcatttatttaattaaattatattgtatgATAATTTGGTCAGTCATTAATTGAATGATTAGGCTCAACATTTTAAATAGTTCACTTGTATAACATCCAGATTATATAGGAAACATATATAATGAAGGCGTCATCATGCATAGTATAGAAAAGCAGTCGAGATTAAataggattacagtcatcctaaAATGAGtcagaaaaattaaaacttaagcGTATTAAAGTATTTCGAAATACAAGAAATGCTAAGAGAATCCTAAGGAGACTAAGCAGTaacatcatcttcctccaaggcttgctccagaggcacctcatccatctctgctcacatccaagtggatgatcattgcaaaagaaaaacatatccaagcaaacacaaacacacaagcaagggtgagctagatataaaatcatgttataacagtcACACACAATATACAAATAAAGACAGATATACTGGGTCATACAAACATAACTTCTTGCactttaaacttgactcgtccggactacaatgattaccgagctatggtgggttatgcactcgtggtggcctctactgctttgcaaagctattgccaatgagtttcactctaccacactcacgaggttagtccgttatcactcaccttgagccatactggaagcacccaagactaggacctcctgctactcctcaccacatgaatcaatcctctctacttgagaatgaaagaccattggagcgtcaggaaaacccccaaaactgagctaccatgcaaatcattctaaacattactagggcaccaccatgaattTTCTCCtggaagatcatggaattacgtccaacattatagggcaccaccatgtgacctccctttgagatccatgggaTTACGTCCATCATCCATACTAGTACAAGCACATACTTTTAACCACCAAACATGTTTCACATACTCACATACTTGTAATATAATCACattatcacatcatactatgcattgCAATCATACCACGCACTTAATTCAACCCAAAACAAGAGCAAAAGAGGCTGGAACCGAACACTATGAGCTTTGGCCGAGCACTTAGGGCTTTGGCCGAACGGTATGACTTTGGCCGAGCACTGAGagctttggccgaacgctaCAAGATTTGGCCGAACACTACAAACTTTTGTCGAACACTATTGAACTTGGTCGAGCACTTAGGGctttggccgaacacttagagcTTTGGTCGAACGCTATTTAGACCATGTACCACTAAGACCAAGCGGTACCAAGACCGAGCaccatcaagaccgaacgctacctatgaccgaacggtttgaATTGGTAAGGCTAAAGAGATCGACCACCCAAAGCAgaataaggccgaacgctaagtCAGGACATGACCGAACGGCCAAATCAACAcctgaccgaacgctaactGAGACCAAGCACTATCAAGACTGAACGCTacctaaaaccgaacgctaactGAGACCAAGCACTATCAAGACTGAACGTtacctaagaccgaacgctacctaagaccgaacaccaaggCCGAACGCCATTACGACCGAAtgtcaaaaccgaacgctcaacaacgTATGGCCGAACGGTTATCAGTCGCgaaactgcataattctgcagaattaagAACAACACCTAACACAACCATTCCTAATCATTTTTACTAatttctaacacccttaattcttgttttatacttaattagacttatctaaatgattctaaacattTCTACTACCATTTTAAAGtgattaaaactaaaattcaactctaaaacaccaattgCCACAACTTAGGTACCCAAATCCAATTCTACTACTTTcacacctattttgatcaatttagtgactcaaacaagtcataatacagtGGCTAAGACTGCCCCAACAGTCCAATCACGCTTTAGACCTCAaatgcccaaaatcactacctcattTCCTCTCAAAGTGACATAAAACAGTACCAAATCACCAAGTTTTCTACCTAGCTAAAATTACAACAGATTTCACACTCCAAATCACTTCTAACAAGATCCAATGCAATAATTAAGTTCATCAAACTCACTATAAAGCAATCAATCACAGTTCCATCAATTACACCATTCAATTCAAACCATCCTATATACTTAAAATCCAAAGTACCGTACAAAACCGCACGACAGTCCAAAATTCAACATGCATTCATTTACAAAGCAGATTCAAgaattaaatttgaagaaaaataattagctccccttaccttagggTTTCACAACTAAGCTCACAACTTGATTCAACAACGCCTAACTCAAAGAGAACTCAACCAAACTTTACAAACCACCCAATGGGTGATAGAACAACTCTTTAGAGCTAAGTTTGACAAGAAATTGAAGGAGAAGGTTTCTAGTTACATGCCCTAGTTCCCAAAAGAGGAGGAAAAAGGGAAACGACTTACCCGCGGTAGAGCGAGAATTTAATCGGATGGTTGCGAAACTCTTTGCACCGCGGTCACTTGAGCACGACATAGACCAACATGCAACGTGAGAATGTGAGtgaatggtagagagaaggcagagaaaagAAGAGCTGAACTTTTAGAAAGAGAATGAAAAGTTGAGATAAGGAACTCTGATTTTTGAAAGGTCCCTTCTTAAGATCTTAGTGCCCTTAACCTTGTGGGCCTGGTTGCCTCAACATAAGGCCCAACTGCCACAATCTCCGACCCTTACAACTTGCAAATTGAACAACTATTGATTAAATGAACTTAACggtaatttttctaataatgatCAAACttacatataaaaatatgtttacaaataaatatgtttattaacTCATTAGACTGTAATTAGACCAacactaattaaaatatcatttcgGAAAAACATGATAATATAATCCTACCACACAATTTAAAGGAGAATGAACAAACACTTACATCCTAAaaagtttaaagtttattaatatGCTACCTCGACTTATTAcgaaacaaaaaattattaaatttatatattttaaaaagatatcaTGTTGAATAGATAgtagtaaaatattaatacatttGAAAATCTATCTAAATTGCTTGAGAGATTATATTCTactttaaaaatagaaatataaatacaataaaatcagGTATAACTTACTAAATATATTCTACAATTGAAATACTTTAGTAATACTATAACGGTAAAATATggattatttattcattttaaattcaacgtatttttacaaaactaactttgtttctatttaattaaTCCATCTCGAATTATTGCAGGATTTCCAACATTATtgtaagaatatttttattattgtaaaaatatgaaaatcagAAATTATTGCTTTACATTTTGGGAGGTAATAATGGAAACCTTAGGTGTCGGCACAATAAAAGATTGCAACCATCCACCAAAGCAAAAGTACTAAacattttcaattatgttttccTCATCATTTTGAGTTTTGAATTTGTGATGCATTTTTAGTCCAAGAATAGGAAAAGAAGCGAAACATCGTCATGCATAGAATCTTTCAAAtgtaaaaagaatttaatataataattttttgttctttttctatatttattttggttatcTTTCAACAACTTCAATTTAGGCATATTCATTGTCCTTACTAACATGGCAGTAGCCACAAGTaactcattatttttttcacattcaaaattcaacttttctttttgttgccATTTGAGATTTGTCCAAGAAAATGTTACATTATTATATACAAAACTTACTCTTCAAGTCACATCTTTACCTTTCAACAAACATAAAGAATCATGCTATCAAACCATAGTGCTATTTCTTTATCATAACCGATGCAACACTTTTCATATCTCTatcttcaataaaaaattatactattaaatgttatttatattttacatttttttaattatttatataaaaatgcaTCTCTATCCACACATTTATGATTTCCATTTTTAAAATGTCTAAGCAATTAATGGTTCCACTGAGAAGGATGAAAATGGAATTAAGTCAGATCTACAGCAAGCCCCACTCAATCATTTTGAAGGTAACATATGATGGCTTATGTCCATCACTACACATATAAAAgggaaaaataattatatctatttaatttttaagtctGGTTTGATAGTAagtgaaaaaatttatttatataaatataattaggaAACCTATCTCTCATGCTAtgttaaaaaaagtaaactcTAACTTAATTGTgcaaaattgatttaaaaaatgaagtttacaccagttatatattataaattggttaaTTTGAAATACACAACTAAAAAAAGGACTGGATTAATTTTGTCttggtatttatttttgttttaagatGCTTTTCTGAATAAACTTTTATACTTATATAAAATGTAAGAGTCGGATCTTCATCTAATGGTTTAGATGCTTTGGAAATAAGAATGGATGAAAAATCCCATGATAGCACACACTTCTATGCAATCAAAAGCCAAGGGAGgtaaatattgcttttgatgatTCCAAAAAAAGTTAGACAACCTTTGAACCCTAGAACAGTCAAACATTGCACACATTTCAATACAGTAACTCCTCAAAACTACAAATTAACTCTGTAATCAATATCATATTCACTAAATTGCCTTTTGTCTAAACTgaatttgaagttttttttctctcccatGCTTAATTTGGACAGTATTATCTGGTCCTGCATTGCAGACATCACTATAAGATTCtaggtttaaattttaatattctatAAGGTATACAATACATCTCCAGAATATACAGTGAATGAATCTGCATACTGATCATTGTTGAATAAACACAAGTCCGTGTAATAAAGCATTTTATAATTGACCAAAATACAAGTCTAGGTAATTTTATTTGGACAATCAAAGAAAAAAGTGTAACAAAAATTGGTCTGGAACTAGAATTGATGAATAGACACTATACCCTAAGTTCAGAAATCCATGATTGTAACTGAAAACCATAAACATGAAGGAATAATATCCAATGCTGGTTGCCAATTTCTCTCTACCTTTGGTGTTTGCTGACATTTTTCAGATCATCAAAGTGTGAGTTTGAACATGTCTGCCATGAATAGAACTCATCCAATATATACATCTACTGCATTTCTTATTCCAAAATCTTGAGCACCAACCCCAAGAACTTCTTGAATTATGGATACAAAGAATCCAAATTCTGTCAAAGAGGCCTATTGAGAAGAGAGTTCCAGATAGAATCTCCATCTTCTGCTTCTAACTCCAACCCATTACTCTCAAATGGTTGCCACAAATCCTCTACCAATTCAGCATCTTCAGTATGAACCATTGGTACCTCTGGAGTTATACACAAGCCACATTCTGCAGAGAAATCAACATTCTGTTTGAATAGAGTGTCTTGGTGTTCTAGAGATGATGAGAAATTGTCTTCAAAATCCAAGCATTGATCTGATTTTGACATGACACCATCTTTCAGCCAAGGAAAATCAAACACTCCCATTGCCAAGTGTGAATCCCATGCCTCCAAATAATCTTCCTCTTCcatttccttcttcttctccttcgccAAGCTTATTCCATATGCATTTCTCTTCTTTGCACTGATATTACTTTCAGAAGAAGATTCAATCTCGATTCCATCATCTTCTCGTGCTCTCTTATTCTTCTCCCattccatttatatattttctgcAGAAGAGAGAGATTCACCAAAAATCATTATCAACTCCTATACATCCAATACCCCTTTGACACATTCTCaataatcaaacacaaaaaacgTATAAAACAAACATCCAAAGGTTGTACTACTAAGATCGAGATTgtaataaacaaagaaaaacatgtgttaaagaaaatgttgctgtaaacagaaacaaaaaaacCATTTTTCATGTACACAGATGATTAAAGAAAAGATCATAATCCTAAGCATGATCTGTACGTAGTTGAGTACCTGAGTGGTTGGAAGGTTGAGGACAAGGAAAAGGTAGGGATTTTAGGCACGTGCATCCATGTTTGAATTTGGAAGATGGTAAGGTAATAATACTATAGAGAGAAAACTGATAGAGAGATAAAAGTAAAACTGTATATATCTTCTAACTCATGGAATAGAATACCGTAATATTAATCACACACATGCACACGTGCATGTGCATCTGTTTCACCCTTCTGTTGCGGTCCTATCTAGGACACCAACAATGTCATGTGAGATACGAGATGGTTCCTCATTTAGCGTTCCTAATTTTGGAAAAGGAAAGATCACAGAGTCCATCAAAGCAATACAAAAATTGTGCATCTTAGTAGCTTTCTTATTTCTCAACTAAACATGGGTGGTGGTAATATGTTTCAACTTCCAAACCTAACAACTACATCTTTTCATGTTCTTTTTTTGTGGTCATTTCAAGCATGGCAAAAGATTGGATGCATCCTTTCACCCTACATCAGTTTTTGTTCTCATTTTAATTGCACACGACAAATTAGTTAAACAACATCTCAAGTATTAAATGATTATTACAAAAAGTTAAGTAAtcttatcatatataataaactaTGTAAAAATTCAGATGAAAAATAGAAGCTTtcaatacattttaattttcaatctttaaaaataaatagatataatttttttttaccctaataataaaattaattttttttacgaaTTAAATTGTTTACTACACATTTCAGTTTAAATAACatcttaaaaattttaatgattatGGGTTTACtgtaaaaatcaatttttaattcaaaactcaagttaaaagttaatttaattacccctttttaataagatataaaaaaaatacattacttACATTTCATATAGGGTCAAACTTCTTATTTCACTGATAATTTTCTCTCCCCGTGATGtgtataaaagagaaaaagaaacaacaaaaaagcAAACACTGGAAATTGGTATTTCAGCACCAATGAGCTTCAGTTGTTTGCAGTATGTAGTTACTTTATGGCAGGTTGTCTTGTGATTTCTGTGGTTTTGTCGTATGCCTAGAATCTGCCGTAGATTTTAAGCCTCACTGGGTAAAATCATTAGATGAGATCATTATAACGTTATAACATTATAGTTGAATTGGTGGTGAAGAGCTAAAAATCGCTTAAAATGCGTCAAAAATCTAATGACCTGCTTTGCTTTGAATGGAAAAATGATTTGATTCAACTTCTGTGTGCCACTATGCCAAATACAATGGGACACTCTGTAGCTAGCACTAGCAAGGTAAGCAAATTTACACTCTGTAGCTAGTTCTGGATAAAGTAAGTTAACTAAAACTTAGAAGCTGAATCAAATACAAATCTTTTTGGTCTAATTTGATTATGAAATTACAAGCTTAGTCCAAAACAGCCCTAAAAGTTATATAATCCGAAAGTTCTATAATCTTGGCCTAATGGCAACTTCTTCACCTCTATAAAATTGTGAAATGCCtcatttatctttatcttctttttccatcatcttcttcctccttcacCAGGGTACCCCCTCTCCCCTTTCTTCCGATTGGTACTTTTTATTTCTGGATTgcataattcataaataatgttttgaatgaaaaaaaaaaatttagcacaatttgaaaattattttttataaaaaaatattcagattatataatctaatatgtcttataaattatacaaagacattttttgttataaagaaaaaaaatctggaTTGTTAAATCCTGGAGTCACTTTCAAATCCCACAATCCACAAATTATTGTTGAAAACCAAAAGGACCAAAAGAACTTAAATCACTATGATATGTTAACTTCTTTTAGGTAGAAAAAGCATGAGAGGTAAAAAATGTAAGACTAAAGGAAGACACAACTAGAAGGATGATCAAACATAAAAGGATTAATGATGGCAAAACATAGAAGGAGATGAGAGAAAGCAAGGGcatttctattttttacatACCGATGGAGGTGCAAGATGAAATCATGGGGATGGAGAAAGAAATATCCAATACAGAACACTACATTACTCAATAAAGTGCTGTTCTAAATGACAAAAAATACTCGTTTTGACTTAAAAATTCTTGTCTAACACTTGCGGTTCTCTAAAAGCACTATACCAACTTGACTTTTGAAAATGGTCACCTGAATGAACCCAGATCAAAATATCCTTGCAAACCTATGCATGCTCTGAAGCCTCTACCGTCAAAATTTTCCTTGTCCATCATGGGGAAGGATATAATGTCTCCAAAAATGATAAAGACAACTGAAGGGGCGAAggtaaaatgtaaaataataagcATACAAAAATGTGAAACTATGTCACACAAATCAATTGTACCAAAACTCTAAGTACAGTAGTTCATTTCATCCCCTCCAAGCTATCTAAATATCTATACAATTACAAACCAAAGTTCATACTTAACATTTCTgcacatataataaaatacaacaaTATCATTTACAGCTCAACAACACCGAGTTTATGACATGCATGAGAAGGCGGATTGTGCTCGCTTCAGAAGGGGAGGTGGTAGGTAAATTCCGATGATGGCCAAGTGTGTGGGACACTTGATCTAATATTCGCCGCACATGTGCTGCAATCCTTGGATCTGCCGGGTTTATAGCAGCTGCCACATCTGTCATCCATGCCAATTTTCGGGGTGTGTCTGTACTGATGTCACAGGACAACTGCTGTAGAAGAGACAGAAGTACTCCTTGGCTTAATGGCAAGGGCACCATTGCCAAAATGCCAGATAAATCAACCTGGATAGGAAAAGGTACAAAATTGTTCATTAGATACATTGTAGTGGACTTTGTCTGATATAATCATGCAAACTATAAAAAAGGTGTTTACCAGTAATGATATGCAGAGGtgtgatttgattttgttttggtATATTTGTAGTGATTGGAATGAGTTTATGAGATGTGAGTTCAATCTGAACTTAGTGTGTGTTTCGTTTGGTGCTTTCAGAAtgtgaaaaattgaaattattcaaACATAGTTTCTAGAGTGATGCCTTCTATAAAAAGATCGATGTCAAACCAAACATGCAATTAGACATAAAAAATGGGGTGGTCCAATGCTTGAGGTTCCCAACTAATGCTGGGTGGGAAAAGTAGACATTTAGAACATTTCCCCCTCAAGTGAGAAGCTATTTTCAAGATTTGAACCCATGAGTTTCAGGTCACAAGGCAGCAATCTTTCCATCATGGCAAGGCTCATCCTCTCTTAAGTTAGAGAGAAAGTTGGACCCAAATTATTATAGGAACTGGGAATCTATTTCacatttaaaattgtttttatttactttagtagtgaccccataaaaatttaaaatcttttttacCTCAGGAAAAACTCAAAATTGTCTACAGGTTAACAATATTTCCTCATAatcacttaatattttattgaaatatacaGAAGCAAATTGTCATTTCCTTGAATTTAgggaaaaggaagaggaaaaagcTCCCCTTTCACTTTGTTTCGTTTTGATTAGTTTCTAAGCACCATTTCCAACAAAAAGTAATTCTGAGTAGCAACTCAAGTCAACAGAAGAAAGATATGTCCATCATACCTGAGAACATAACCAAGAAACTAATGAAACGTCACTTCTATGAAGGGCTCCTGTAAATGCTTCCTCAAATTTTCTCTCACTTATCAACCTTGATAGTTCTTTGGTAGGATCCTCAGTCTGTCAAAGTGCAAGTCATCTCAAAGTATTAAATAGAAAGAACACTCATCAAAATAGAAAGTAAAGGGAATGACGAACCAACATACCATCTCATGCATGCCATTGTTAGTTTGTGCTACAAAGGGATCCACTGTTACTTTGGAGTTAGCTGCAATTTCTAACAGTTTACGTTGGCCATCAGCCAATTGTCCACTCAAAGTTTGGGTGATTGATGATGCTGAACTAATTGTATCCTGTGTAATCATAACACTACACATTGAGTATTCAAACATGACAAACCAGACGTTTAAGGCAGAGAGAGAAGAAAGGCCACTAATATATGTTACAAGGTAGTGAAGATCGCCCACTGCACGACAGAATCTTGGTTCATAATTAATTAGCTTCTCATTTCCAATAATAAGACAAGATTCAAACATCTTGTGGACATGTATATCTAacttgagagagaaaaatgaaaaaaagtgcTCAAGAGAGATTATTTCATCTCTTAGCTAATTCATTCATTTATAGGAACCCTTGCATCAAAgatatatacaaaaaattaacGATCAGCCTACACATAGGTCAGATGGGTAATACAATGCATAAGCTAACCTATTAAACTAAGTTAAAACAATTCTTACACTGACATAAAAAGTAACTGGATATTTTCCTTATAATAACAActgagaaaattaaaacacagTTCCAAAAAATAATCAGAATTTGTTCAGATTACTCCTAGAAAGAATTTAGCAAATAGAAATGTGTTGCACACTTCTCAAAAGAACAAACAGACTATTCAACCATATatcataaaaactaattaaattgcATTTGACTAGTGCCACGCAGCTTAAAACAAAGTGTAACAATATCTTTGCAAATGGAGATAAAAAATAGAATCCCAAGTAACAGAAAGGGAAAAATGTATATAGGAGGAAAAAGCCATTGAAGGTAAAATTCATCATAGCTGTTTTCAAGATAACCATCCTACACATACCCTCAACGTCATGGCTAGAGGAGAATAAGTAGAATCAAACTGCTGTTGAATAGCAGCTGTGTGCTTCACAACTCCATTTTGAAAAGCAACATCAATTTGCTCAAACATAGCCTTGCAAGACATCTCAAATGCCGGAACGACTGAAGCTTCCAAACTAGTCTTAAGTCCCTCCTACAAATTACAAACAAAACCATAAGAAATGATTAACCAAACCCACACTGTTTTGAAAGCAATCTAAAAATAAAcccaaaatatgaaaaataaaattgaattgtaCTGTGACCAAAGTATTAAAAAGTGCAGGCAATGAGAAATGggtttcaaataattaaattgtgtAGAAGAATGATTGGATATAGCCTagaaacaataatataataaatctaGGATAACCCAATAAAGGATCCAGCAATCTAAAAAGCTAGCAAAACGAAACCTATAGCAAAATATAGAATTCTAGAACCCATAAATTGCAAGTGGTTTGAAGGAACAGTGCACATCATTTACGGTAACAGCCACAGCCACCTCACTTCATTTCCAAATTTCACTTCCATTAGGGGGTATGAAGCTGTTGATCCAATTGTGAGGTCTCCATTACAACTACATCAAGTGTTGATGGAACTAGGTTGTTGGTTAGTTCTGTCGGCACTCGATGTAGCAGTAATGCATGCTCTAATGGCTGTTTTAGCAAGCCCCGACAAGTGGTTCTACACCATTCACAGTGCTCATGATGAAAATGCATTTCAGAAATGCAAAAAATGTATGTGTTGTTGTTGCCCTGGCTGATATAACTATTGTACTGTTGTGACATCGAGATGGATGCAAAGAGATTCAAGAGAAAGCTAAGGACATGTAGTGCCCTTGAGAACAGTCTGAAATTGAAGAACCACCCCATTTAGTCTTACCATCTCTTCATGGAAAGCTTATTGAGGGGATTGTATATGAATTTGTTTCTagaaattgatagaaaaggatTTGAGAAGACGAAAAGCACATCAAAGGAGAAACTATACATTTGCCACGCTAGaatatttactaaaaataaCAGGAAGCTTCTGAAGCAGTTAAAAAGGTGAAAGATGGAACTGATTCTGCAATGGTTAGAAAGTTCGATAAGGATTTATTTGAGTCCAATTTTACCTACAGAATCTTCAGACTCATAGATTGGGCCTATTAGTATTCACAGGAGTTAAATTTCATTACGCTATCTAAGACATTGTTTCTATTCCACTATCCTAGACATCAATTCTAAGAATATACACAATTTCCAACAACCAAGGATAGGGACTTGGATGTTATGGGTTGTCTAGCACACATCGAGTGATGTGGGAAGCCCGGTGGAGTATTTAAGCATTTAGTTTTCTCTTTTTAACAACTTGCTTC
Protein-coding sequences here:
- the LOC108342728 gene encoding uncharacterized protein LOC108342728, whose product is MEWEKNKRAREDDGIEIESSSESNISAKKRNAYGISLAKEKKKEMEEEDYLEAWDSHLAMGVFDFPWLKDGVMSKSDQCLDFEDNFSSSLEHQDTLFKQNVDFSAECGLCITPEVPMVHTEDAELVEDLWQPFESNGLELEAEDGDSIWNSLLNRPL